In one Vulgatibacter incomptus genomic region, the following are encoded:
- a CDS encoding enoyl-CoA hydratase-related protein, with product MAEFRVESLSNGAVEVWTIDGEAKRNAISRAMRADLEALVAGAAGRKALRAVVITGAGDKAFCAGADLKERQGMSEEEVRTFLQDLRRTLRALELSPKVFIAAINGAAFGGGTELALACDLRVAAPHAELALTETRLAIIPGGGGTQRLPRLCGMAVAKDLILTGRRVGAEEALRLGLVNRVAPTADAVAAAVAMAEEVAAGGPVALSAAKAAIQEGLELPLDEALELEYRKYQATIPTKDRLEGLAAFREKRKPVYTGE from the coding sequence GTGGCCGAGTTTCGCGTAGAGAGCTTGTCCAACGGGGCCGTCGAGGTCTGGACCATCGACGGGGAGGCGAAGCGCAACGCCATCTCGCGCGCCATGCGCGCAGACCTGGAGGCGCTGGTGGCGGGCGCCGCCGGAAGGAAGGCGCTGCGCGCGGTGGTGATCACCGGCGCCGGCGACAAGGCCTTCTGCGCCGGCGCCGACCTCAAGGAGCGCCAGGGCATGAGCGAGGAGGAGGTCCGCACCTTCCTCCAGGATCTGCGGCGCACCCTCCGCGCGCTGGAGCTCTCGCCCAAGGTGTTCATCGCGGCGATCAATGGGGCAGCCTTCGGCGGCGGCACCGAGCTCGCCCTCGCCTGTGATCTGCGGGTGGCGGCGCCCCACGCGGAGCTCGCCCTCACCGAGACCCGGCTGGCGATCATCCCCGGTGGCGGTGGCACCCAGCGGCTCCCGCGGCTCTGCGGCATGGCCGTGGCGAAGGACCTCATCCTCACCGGGCGCCGGGTCGGCGCCGAAGAGGCGCTGCGCCTGGGCCTCGTGAACCGCGTCGCCCCGACGGCTGACGCCGTCGCCGCAGCGGTGGCGATGGCGGAGGAGGTCGCCGCCGGCGGTCCCGTGGCCCTCTCCGCCGCCAAGGCGGCGATCCAGGAGGGCCTCGAGCTGCCCCTCGACGAGGCGCTGGAGCTCGAGTACCGGAAGTACCAGGCCACGATCCCGACGAAGGATCGCCTCGAGGGCCTGGCCGCCTTCCGCGAGAAGCGAAAGCCCGTCTACACAGGCGAGTAA
- a CDS encoding heme/hemin ABC transporter substrate-binding protein, whose amino-acid sequence MIAGFLLIALAASSPASAADPAQARIVTLGGPVTEAVFALAAGSRVVGVDDSSQAVEGAAALPKVGYYRTVGAEGILSLRPTLVIATEEAGPKAALDQLRSAGVPVLLLPAEATVEGAKRRIRAVAEALDLRAEGAALLARMDVDLAEAASQIGSSSDHPKVLFLFAPGQNALSASGRGTAADEMIRLAGATNAIDGYQGYKPLSAEAAIAAQPMVILVTTSTLARLGGKPGVLALPGLSATPAGRAGRVVALEDLFLLGFGPRTGAAVKALAEQLRGADVQ is encoded by the coding sequence GTGATCGCGGGCTTCCTCTTGATCGCGCTCGCGGCCTCGAGCCCTGCGTCGGCTGCCGATCCAGCGCAGGCGCGGATCGTCACCCTCGGCGGCCCCGTGACCGAGGCGGTCTTCGCGCTGGCGGCCGGCTCGCGCGTGGTCGGCGTCGACGACTCGAGCCAGGCGGTGGAGGGCGCGGCGGCCCTGCCGAAGGTCGGCTACTACCGCACCGTCGGCGCCGAGGGGATCCTCTCGCTGCGGCCCACGCTGGTGATCGCCACCGAAGAGGCCGGTCCGAAGGCGGCCCTCGATCAGCTCCGCAGCGCCGGAGTCCCCGTGCTGCTGCTGCCCGCCGAGGCCACGGTGGAGGGCGCGAAGCGAAGGATCCGCGCCGTCGCCGAGGCGCTGGATCTCCGTGCGGAGGGGGCCGCCCTCCTCGCCCGCATGGACGTCGATCTGGCCGAGGCCGCCTCGCAGATCGGGTCCTCGTCCGACCACCCCAAGGTGCTCTTCCTCTTCGCACCGGGGCAGAACGCGCTCTCGGCCTCGGGGCGCGGCACCGCCGCCGACGAGATGATCCGCCTGGCCGGGGCGACCAACGCAATCGACGGCTACCAGGGCTACAAGCCGCTCTCCGCCGAGGCGGCGATCGCCGCGCAGCCCATGGTGATCTTGGTCACGACCTCCACGCTCGCGAGGCTGGGCGGAAAGCCAGGAGTCCTCGCGCTGCCCGGCCTCTCCGCTACACCAGCCGGACGCGCCGGGCGCGTGGTGGCCCTGGAGGATCTCTTCCTCCTCGGCTTCGGTCCCCGAACCGGCGCCGCGGTGAAGGCCCTGGCGGAGCAGCTTCGCGGGGCCGACGTCCAGTGA
- a CDS encoding TonB-dependent receptor plug domain-containing protein produces the protein MSAHVTRLALLSSCALALVPAASLADDVSEVASDAPEFETVITGSRSAVSVDESPVDTLVITRRDIEASGARDVAEALASQPGVELVRDGVSGVGVRLQGLQPEHVLILVDGQRVPGRSRGVIDLSRYAADRVAWIEVVKGPTSSLYGSDAMGGVVNIVTRRDPRRPVEASLQARTDSLGAYELDGSAAVRKGASSALRLAAGLRRSSAFRLVPESVSTSGSSRDELDLEFQGEQALGEGLRVSGSASWLSTDRESVDLGSGGATFDRYDRTRIYSFTLEPRISLGGSGALLLTLHHSRLDNQLLQDQRGSNALDQYQHSVEGLWQGGVQHNVQLGSHRLTSGAELLFEDLESPRLDGGRGDRFRPALFVQDDWVLSGETSLALTPGLRLDHDSRFSTALSPKISARYSPLEELQLRASYGWGFRAPSFQELLLRFENPSAGYVVEGNPDLQPETSRGGSVGASYRATRWLDLSASVFRNDIRQLITSGTIAEGAPGQPARFGYLNVASAITQGVEAGATVRPLRGVSVTAGYQLLDARDLSSDRLLEGRARHNVTLAASWIERQSGLSASARGEWVGERPFYSLEDGSSRVAESHVFASARVAKELGGGFTAFVGAENLFDAGDPEDFAIPPRSIFAGASVRY, from the coding sequence TTGTCCGCCCACGTCACGCGCCTCGCGCTCCTCAGCTCCTGCGCCCTGGCGCTCGTCCCCGCCGCCAGCCTCGCCGACGACGTCTCGGAGGTCGCCTCCGACGCTCCCGAGTTCGAGACGGTGATCACCGGCTCCCGCTCGGCGGTCTCGGTCGACGAGTCCCCCGTCGACACCCTCGTGATCACGCGGCGCGACATCGAGGCGTCCGGCGCCCGCGACGTGGCGGAGGCCCTCGCGAGCCAGCCCGGCGTCGAGCTCGTGCGCGACGGCGTCAGCGGCGTCGGCGTCCGCCTCCAGGGCCTCCAGCCGGAGCACGTGCTGATCCTGGTGGATGGCCAGCGGGTCCCCGGGCGGAGCCGGGGCGTCATCGACCTCTCGCGCTACGCAGCCGATCGCGTCGCGTGGATCGAGGTGGTGAAGGGCCCGACCTCGTCGCTCTACGGCTCGGACGCCATGGGCGGCGTGGTGAACATCGTCACGAGGCGGGACCCGAGGCGCCCGGTCGAGGCGAGCCTCCAGGCACGGACGGACTCCCTCGGCGCCTACGAGCTCGACGGGAGCGCGGCCGTCCGCAAGGGAGCTTCGAGCGCGCTCCGGCTCGCTGCCGGTCTTCGCCGAAGCAGCGCCTTCCGCCTCGTTCCCGAAAGCGTCTCCACCAGCGGCAGCTCACGAGACGAGCTCGACCTCGAGTTCCAGGGCGAGCAGGCCCTCGGCGAAGGTCTTCGCGTCTCGGGCAGCGCGTCCTGGCTCTCGACCGATCGGGAGAGCGTGGACCTGGGCTCCGGGGGCGCCACCTTCGACCGCTACGATCGCACCCGGATCTACTCGTTCACGCTGGAGCCGAGGATCTCCCTCGGCGGCAGCGGTGCGCTCCTCCTCACCCTCCACCACTCGCGCCTCGACAACCAGCTCCTCCAGGATCAGCGCGGCTCGAACGCCCTGGATCAATACCAGCACAGCGTCGAGGGCCTCTGGCAGGGAGGCGTCCAGCACAACGTCCAGCTCGGCAGCCACCGCCTCACGTCCGGTGCCGAGCTCCTCTTCGAGGATCTCGAGTCGCCGAGGCTCGACGGCGGCAGGGGGGATCGCTTCCGCCCCGCCCTCTTCGTCCAGGACGACTGGGTCCTGTCGGGCGAGACCTCGCTGGCCCTGACGCCCGGCCTCCGCCTCGACCACGACTCGCGCTTCTCCACCGCGCTCTCGCCCAAGATCTCCGCCCGCTACTCCCCGTTGGAGGAGCTCCAGCTCCGCGCGAGCTACGGCTGGGGCTTCCGGGCGCCCAGCTTCCAGGAGCTCCTGCTCCGCTTCGAGAACCCTTCTGCGGGCTACGTCGTCGAGGGCAACCCCGACCTCCAGCCCGAGACCTCGCGAGGAGGCAGCGTCGGCGCCTCCTACCGGGCCACCCGGTGGCTGGATCTCTCGGCGAGCGTCTTCCGCAACGACATCCGCCAGCTCATCACCAGCGGGACGATCGCCGAAGGCGCTCCTGGGCAGCCGGCCCGCTTCGGCTATCTCAATGTCGCCTCGGCGATCACGCAGGGAGTCGAGGCGGGCGCGACGGTCCGGCCATTGCGCGGCGTCTCCGTGACGGCCGGATACCAATTGCTGGACGCGCGGGATCTCTCCTCGGATCGGCTGCTGGAGGGCCGCGCCCGCCACAACGTCACGCTCGCCGCCTCGTGGATCGAGCGGCAGTCGGGGCTCTCCGCGAGCGCCCGCGGGGAGTGGGTGGGTGAGAGGCCCTTCTACTCCCTGGAGGACGGATCGAGCCGAGTGGCCGAGTCGCATGTCTTCGCGAGCGCCCGCGTCGCCAAGGAGCTGGGCGGCGGCTTCACCGCCTTCGTCGGGGCCGAGAACCTCTTCGACGCCGGCGATCCCGAGGACTTCGCAATTCCCCCGCGCTCGATCTTCGCGGGGGCCTCCGTCCGCTACTGA
- a CDS encoding serine/threonine-protein kinase, whose product MPTEQPARFGRFELLSRIGRGGMAEVSRAVVKEGPGAGRAVAVKRLLPEYVGNKQYVELFCAEAELSKSLVHPNIVEVLESGQVDGTFFMAMEFVDGRDLGAILGRCRERQILLPVDFALFLTHQLLLALDAAHKATSPTGQRLHVVHCDVSPSNLFISKTGEIKLGDFGIAKVRSVDPSRRKGIWGKVHYASPELLRNEDVLPQADVWAAAVMLYELLTLCRPFAGETIEEIGKEILDSDPPAVTDLRPEIPEAVESVLRMALHPVPDQRFHDAGAFAMALHPLFDDQIGTPLAIAAVVRGLFGA is encoded by the coding sequence ATGCCGACCGAGCAGCCAGCGCGATTCGGGCGATTCGAGCTCCTGAGCCGGATCGGCCGCGGGGGGATGGCCGAGGTCTCCCGCGCGGTCGTCAAGGAGGGCCCCGGCGCGGGGCGGGCCGTCGCCGTGAAGCGCCTCCTCCCGGAGTACGTGGGGAACAAGCAGTACGTCGAGCTCTTCTGCGCCGAGGCGGAGCTCTCGAAGAGCCTCGTCCACCCGAACATCGTGGAGGTGCTGGAGTCGGGGCAGGTCGACGGCACCTTCTTCATGGCGATGGAGTTCGTCGACGGCCGGGATCTCGGCGCGATCCTGGGCCGGTGCCGGGAGCGGCAGATCCTCCTCCCGGTGGACTTCGCGCTCTTCCTGACCCACCAGCTCCTCCTGGCGCTGGACGCCGCGCACAAGGCCACCTCGCCCACCGGGCAGCGGCTGCACGTGGTCCACTGCGACGTCTCGCCCTCGAACCTCTTCATCTCGAAGACCGGCGAGATCAAGCTGGGGGACTTCGGCATCGCGAAGGTCCGCTCGGTCGATCCCTCCCGGCGCAAGGGGATCTGGGGGAAGGTGCACTACGCCTCGCCGGAGCTGCTCCGGAACGAGGACGTGCTGCCCCAGGCCGACGTGTGGGCGGCGGCAGTGATGCTCTACGAGCTGCTCACGCTCTGCCGGCCGTTCGCGGGGGAGACGATCGAGGAGATCGGCAAGGAGATCCTGGACTCCGATCCGCCGGCCGTCACCGACCTCCGGCCGGAGATCCCCGAGGCGGTGGAGAGCGTGCTGCGTATGGCACTGCATCCGGTGCCGGACCAGCGCTTCCACGACGCAGGCGCCTTCGCCATGGCGTTGCACCCGCTCTTCGACGATCAGATCGGCACGCCGCTGGCGATCGCGGCGGTGGTGCGAGGCCTCTTCGGGGCCTGA
- a CDS encoding sensor histidine kinase: MDGSPPVAVLVVDDSASERAAMRAMLGREGYELVEAKSGEEALAWMLQRQFAVLVVDVAMPRMSGLELVSRVRERPRAAAMPVIFVTAEADRSTIEKGYAMGAVDFLVKPVVPEELRAKVGVFADLHRQRLRLEDQTARLLVAEEKERELALRELEIAGERHYRRLADAVPNVVWTADRDGVVDYYNRRWYELTGSSSGDRAGSWLSAVHPEDRERCREDWRAALSEARVFEGEYRLRAAEGGYRWHLCRAVPERGPAGAVDAWLGTFTDIEENKRAEVEREALYQQAVEAVQARDEFLSVASHELKTPVSSLGLQLGMTLRKLKKKGASELDDVVPRLESASRQVDKLGRLIVQLLDVSRLREGGIELEREEFDLARLAIEIASRFSEEATAVGSSIELSAPDPVIGCWDRLRIDQVVTNLITNALKFGAGEPIDLSVRRQGEMATIRVRDRGIGIDAEDLERIFERFERTDQAKKVRGMGLGLYIVRQIIEAHGGIIRVESAPGEGSTFTIALPFGEEKEG, translated from the coding sequence ATGGATGGATCGCCCCCCGTCGCCGTACTGGTCGTGGACGACTCCGCGAGCGAGCGCGCCGCCATGCGGGCGATGCTCGGCAGGGAGGGCTACGAGCTCGTCGAAGCGAAGTCCGGGGAGGAGGCCCTCGCCTGGATGCTCCAGCGGCAGTTCGCGGTCCTCGTCGTCGACGTGGCCATGCCGCGGATGAGCGGCCTCGAGCTGGTGTCGCGGGTCCGGGAGCGCCCGCGGGCCGCCGCCATGCCCGTGATCTTCGTGACCGCAGAGGCCGACCGGTCCACCATCGAGAAGGGCTACGCGATGGGCGCCGTCGACTTCCTGGTGAAGCCGGTGGTCCCGGAGGAGCTGAGGGCCAAGGTGGGCGTCTTCGCTGACCTCCACCGGCAGCGCCTGCGCCTCGAGGATCAGACGGCCCGGCTCCTCGTGGCCGAGGAGAAGGAGAGGGAGCTGGCGCTGCGGGAGCTGGAGATCGCGGGGGAGCGCCATTACCGCCGGCTGGCGGATGCCGTCCCCAACGTGGTCTGGACCGCGGATCGGGACGGAGTGGTCGACTACTACAACCGCCGTTGGTACGAGCTCACGGGCTCCTCCTCCGGCGACAGGGCCGGTTCGTGGCTCTCCGCGGTGCACCCCGAGGACCGGGAGCGCTGCAGGGAGGATTGGCGGGCGGCGCTGTCCGAGGCCCGCGTCTTCGAGGGCGAGTACCGGCTGCGGGCGGCAGAGGGAGGCTATCGCTGGCACCTGTGCCGCGCCGTGCCCGAGCGGGGGCCCGCCGGCGCCGTGGACGCATGGCTCGGCACCTTCACCGACATCGAGGAGAACAAGCGCGCGGAGGTGGAGCGGGAGGCGCTCTACCAGCAGGCGGTCGAGGCGGTCCAGGCGCGGGACGAGTTCCTCTCGGTGGCCTCTCACGAGCTGAAGACCCCCGTGTCGTCGCTCGGGCTCCAACTCGGGATGACGCTGCGAAAGCTGAAGAAGAAGGGCGCCTCGGAGTTGGATGACGTGGTTCCGCGCCTCGAGTCCGCGTCCCGGCAGGTGGACAAGCTGGGACGGCTGATCGTCCAGCTCCTCGACGTGTCGCGGCTCCGCGAAGGGGGCATCGAGCTCGAGCGGGAGGAGTTCGACCTCGCTCGCCTGGCCATCGAGATCGCCTCCCGCTTCTCCGAGGAGGCGACGGCGGTCGGGTCGTCAATCGAGCTCTCGGCGCCGGATCCGGTGATTGGCTGCTGGGACCGCCTGCGGATCGATCAGGTGGTCACGAACCTCATCACCAACGCCCTGAAGTTCGGCGCGGGCGAGCCGATCGACCTCTCGGTGCGGCGGCAGGGGGAGATGGCGACGATACGGGTGCGCGACCGGGGCATCGGAATCGACGCCGAGGACCTCGAGCGGATCTTCGAGCGCTTCGAGCGCACGGACCAGGCCAAGAAGGTCCGCGGCATGGGTCTGGGCCTCTACATCGTCCGCCAGATCATCGAGGCCCACGGCGGCATCATCCGGGTGGAGAGCGCGCCGGGGGAGGGCTCCACCTTCACGATCGCGCTGCCGTTCGGCGAGGAGAAGGAGGGGTAG
- a CDS encoding FecCD family ABC transporter permease, translated as MLGLAFGLAAVSIVAAGIGAVSIPPGELVEILGQRLGLADPAAIDPGRAAILFAVRLPRVVLGTLVGAAIGLCGVLLQGLFRNPLADPGLLGISGGAALAAATATVFGDSLGSAFGISLGGASQPAVAFLGALATTWIVRRVALAGGRTDVSTLLLAGVALASLAGAGTGLLSHLATESQLRSITAWSLGSLGGATWQTAAWVAVPVILLLASAPRLYRPLDALLLGEREAGHLGIEVESLKARIVILASLAAGAAVASSGIIGFVGLVVPHLLRQVIGPGHRFLLPASALGGAILLLCADLVARTAVAPAELPIGVLTSAIGAPFFLFLLVRNKRRHAE; from the coding sequence GTGCTCGGCCTCGCCTTCGGGCTCGCCGCGGTCTCGATCGTGGCGGCGGGGATCGGAGCTGTGTCGATCCCGCCCGGCGAGCTCGTCGAGATCCTCGGCCAACGCCTCGGCCTCGCGGACCCAGCCGCGATCGATCCCGGCCGAGCCGCGATCCTCTTCGCGGTCCGGCTGCCCCGGGTGGTCCTCGGAACCCTCGTCGGCGCCGCGATAGGCCTCTGCGGCGTGCTCCTCCAGGGCCTCTTCCGCAACCCGCTGGCGGATCCGGGGCTCCTCGGGATCTCCGGCGGCGCGGCCCTCGCAGCCGCGACGGCCACCGTCTTCGGGGACTCGCTCGGCAGCGCCTTCGGCATCTCGCTCGGCGGCGCGTCCCAGCCTGCCGTCGCCTTCCTGGGGGCGCTCGCCACCACGTGGATCGTCCGCCGCGTCGCCCTCGCCGGCGGCCGCACCGATGTTTCCACCCTGCTTCTCGCAGGCGTCGCCCTCGCCTCCCTCGCCGGGGCGGGAACCGGTCTCCTCAGCCACCTCGCCACGGAGAGCCAGCTTCGCAGCATCACCGCCTGGAGCCTGGGCAGCCTCGGCGGCGCGACCTGGCAGACGGCTGCGTGGGTCGCCGTGCCGGTGATCCTGCTCCTCGCGAGCGCCCCGCGCCTCTACCGTCCCCTCGACGCCCTCCTCCTGGGCGAGCGCGAGGCCGGGCACCTGGGCATCGAGGTGGAGTCCCTCAAGGCCCGGATCGTGATCCTCGCGTCCCTGGCGGCGGGCGCCGCCGTCGCCTCCTCGGGGATCATCGGCTTCGTCGGCCTCGTGGTGCCCCACCTGCTTCGGCAAGTCATCGGCCCGGGGCATCGCTTCCTCCTCCCGGCCTCCGCCCTGGGCGGCGCGATCCTCCTCCTCTGCGCCGACCTGGTCGCACGAACCGCGGTGGCACCCGCCGAGCTCCCGATCGGCGTGCTCACCTCCGCCATCGGCGCGCCCTTCTTCCTCTTCCTCCTCGTCCGCAACAAGCGACGACACGCGGAGTGA
- a CDS encoding hemin-degrading factor: MNEIEIRQQLEAIRAAEPGIRARDAALRLGISEGELVSSTPGNTRLRPDFASILGELPALGEVLAITRNEAAVHEKRGIYPAPEPEEGSILVHSRDIDLRVFLHGWASAFAVRDEARGKPRHSLQFFDGAGDAVHKIWLEESSDLAAFERLVERFASPAERLEVRPIEARPNRPDEEIDAAGLRAAWEALTDTHEFFGMLKRFGAGRLQALRLVGGGLAQRVPNAITSALLHHVAAKEVPIMVFVGSRGVIQIHSGPVRRVAAKGGWLNVLDHGFNLHLREDLVAESWIVRKPTADGFVTSLELFDAKGEVIALFFGERKPGIPEAESWRQALAHVERSVS, encoded by the coding sequence ATGAACGAAATCGAGATCAGGCAGCAGCTCGAGGCGATCCGCGCCGCCGAGCCGGGCATCCGGGCCCGCGACGCCGCCCTGCGGCTCGGGATCAGCGAGGGCGAGCTCGTGTCCTCCACGCCCGGCAACACCCGGCTCCGGCCCGACTTCGCGTCGATCCTGGGCGAGCTTCCCGCGCTGGGTGAGGTCCTCGCCATCACCCGCAACGAGGCTGCCGTCCACGAGAAGCGGGGGATCTACCCGGCACCCGAGCCCGAGGAGGGATCGATCCTCGTCCACTCACGCGACATCGACCTGCGCGTCTTCCTCCACGGCTGGGCCAGCGCCTTCGCCGTTCGGGACGAGGCCCGGGGGAAGCCGCGGCACAGCCTCCAGTTCTTCGATGGCGCCGGAGACGCGGTGCACAAGATCTGGCTGGAGGAATCGAGCGATCTCGCCGCGTTCGAGCGCCTGGTGGAGCGGTTCGCGTCACCTGCCGAGCGCCTCGAGGTGCGGCCCATCGAGGCCCGCCCTAATCGCCCGGACGAAGAGATCGACGCGGCGGGGCTCCGGGCGGCGTGGGAGGCCCTGACCGACACCCACGAGTTCTTCGGGATGCTGAAACGCTTCGGTGCAGGGCGCCTGCAGGCGTTGCGGCTCGTCGGCGGCGGCCTCGCCCAGCGCGTGCCGAACGCGATCACGTCCGCGCTCCTCCACCACGTAGCGGCCAAGGAGGTCCCGATCATGGTCTTCGTCGGGAGCCGTGGCGTGATCCAGATCCATAGCGGTCCGGTGCGCCGGGTGGCAGCGAAGGGCGGTTGGCTCAACGTCCTCGACCACGGGTTCAACCTGCACCTGCGCGAGGACCTCGTGGCGGAGAGCTGGATCGTCCGCAAGCCGACCGCGGACGGATTCGTGACCTCCCTGGAGCTCTTCGACGCCAAGGGGGAGGTGATCGCCCTCTTCTTCGGCGAGCGAAAGCCCGGGATTCCCGAGGCGGAGAGCTGGAGACAGGCGCTGGCTCACGTCGAGAGGAGCGTCTCGTGA
- a CDS encoding GNAT family N-acetyltransferase — MENSTAFGVPSPAEKDTLAGILALAFAFPVEDSRAWLDRVLIENVRVHREDERVAGGLIAYPLGQWFGGRSVPMAGIGGVGVEPAAQGKGVATRMMRTAMRELAAEGYALSCLYPATQPLYRRAGYERAGSNFEIRVPANLLALGDRSLPLRPATPKDLEAIRALHREHGRARPGSVDRSPQLWQRILDPWRTPKPTGFVVERDGAIDGYCFFARTHKPEGRQALKVNDMVAASPQAATRLLTFLGDHQSLVDDVSWSGGDADPLLALLREPRHSVEIRDVWMLRILNVAKALSARGYPRGFSASLDLEIFDEVIPTNRGRFVLDVAGGEARVRSGGDGSLKMHVRGLAPLYTGYLPASNLALIGLLEGDEAAQELATALFAGPAPAMSDFF; from the coding sequence ATGGAAAATTCGACCGCGTTCGGCGTCCCCTCGCCTGCTGAGAAAGACACGCTGGCCGGGATCCTGGCCCTGGCCTTCGCCTTTCCGGTGGAGGATTCGCGGGCCTGGCTGGATCGCGTGTTGATCGAGAACGTCCGGGTCCATCGGGAGGACGAGCGGGTCGCGGGCGGCCTCATCGCCTACCCCCTGGGCCAGTGGTTCGGCGGCCGGAGCGTGCCCATGGCCGGGATTGGAGGCGTGGGCGTCGAGCCCGCGGCCCAGGGCAAGGGCGTCGCCACCCGGATGATGCGGACGGCCATGCGGGAGCTCGCTGCCGAGGGCTACGCCCTCTCCTGCCTCTATCCGGCGACGCAGCCGCTCTACCGGCGGGCCGGCTACGAGAGGGCGGGCTCGAACTTCGAGATCCGCGTCCCCGCCAACCTGCTCGCCCTCGGCGATCGCTCCCTGCCTCTTCGCCCCGCGACGCCCAAGGACCTGGAGGCGATCCGCGCCCTCCACCGTGAGCACGGCCGCGCGAGGCCGGGCTCGGTGGACCGTTCGCCGCAGCTCTGGCAGCGGATCCTGGATCCCTGGAGGACGCCGAAGCCGACCGGCTTCGTGGTCGAGCGCGACGGAGCCATCGACGGCTACTGCTTCTTCGCCCGTACCCACAAGCCCGAGGGTCGGCAGGCGCTCAAGGTCAACGACATGGTGGCCGCATCGCCCCAGGCCGCGACTCGCCTCCTCACCTTTCTCGGCGATCACCAGAGCCTCGTCGACGACGTGAGCTGGTCTGGTGGCGACGCCGATCCCCTCCTCGCGCTCCTGCGCGAGCCGCGCCATTCGGTGGAGATCCGCGACGTGTGGATGCTCCGGATCCTGAACGTCGCCAAGGCGCTTTCGGCGCGGGGCTATCCGCGCGGGTTCTCCGCGTCGCTCGACCTCGAGATCTTCGACGAGGTGATCCCGACCAATCGCGGTCGCTTCGTCCTCGACGTGGCGGGGGGCGAAGCCCGGGTTCGCTCGGGCGGCGACGGGAGCCTGAAGATGCACGTGAGGGGTCTCGCCCCCCTCTACACCGGCTACCTCCCGGCTTCGAATCTGGCGCTCATCGGGCTGCTGGAGGGAGACGAGGCCGCGCAGGAGCTCGCCACGGCGCTCTTCGCCGGGCCGGCCCCCGCCATGAGCGACTTCTTCTAA
- a CDS encoding HmuY family protein yields MKRFLFVAIASLAFAACGDDLRDDHPSIDDPGENETGLVDVQEEAGGSFLVRVDATSETDWVFLDIESRKEADQAGPWHLAFRRQNVVANGPAGVGVAWAAGSDPSATEVPPPSSFRFDGPLDQPAAEGAFQSDDAWYAYDPVTHTLTPRSRVYYVYTPSHHVYALVFQRYYDAAGTSGFPTFRLTPVNH; encoded by the coding sequence ATGAAACGATTCCTTTTCGTAGCCATCGCCAGCCTCGCCTTCGCCGCCTGCGGCGACGATCTCAGGGACGATCACCCTTCCATCGACGACCCTGGCGAGAACGAGACCGGCCTGGTGGATGTGCAGGAGGAGGCCGGCGGCAGTTTCCTCGTCCGGGTGGACGCGACCTCCGAGACGGACTGGGTCTTCCTCGACATCGAGTCGAGAAAGGAAGCAGATCAGGCGGGTCCATGGCACCTGGCCTTCCGCCGCCAGAACGTGGTTGCCAACGGTCCGGCCGGCGTGGGCGTGGCGTGGGCCGCAGGCAGCGATCCCTCGGCCACGGAGGTGCCGCCGCCCTCCTCCTTCCGCTTCGACGGGCCGCTCGACCAGCCTGCCGCGGAGGGCGCCTTCCAGAGCGACGACGCCTGGTACGCCTACGACCCTGTCACCCACACGCTCACTCCCAGGAGCCGCGTCTATTACGTCTACACCCCGAGTCATCACGTCTACGCGCTGGTCTTCCAGCGCTACTACGACGCCGCCGGGACCTCGGGCTTCCCCACCTTCCGCCTCACCCCCGTGAACCACTGA
- a CDS encoding heme ABC transporter ATP-binding protein, translated as MLNASSLTVTRGSRTILDSIDLEVRPGELLALLGPNGAGKSTLLSVLAGEREPLRGSLGLEGRELRSIPVAERSRTLALLPQESRMDFAFTAFEVVLLGRTPHAFARGAIADQTIARAALRRTGTSHLAERFFPTLSGGERQRVQLARVLAQLWDAPPAGARYLFLDEPVSSLDPAHQHATLDLARRLSREGIAVVAVLHDLNLAAQYADRVALLHRGRLDGAGPPADVLTEASIERAYGLRTRVLVHPELGCPWVLPLGEPSAIPAYSPV; from the coding sequence ATGCTGAACGCCTCGTCCCTCACCGTCACCAGGGGATCACGGACGATCCTCGACTCGATCGACCTCGAGGTCCGCCCCGGCGAGCTCCTCGCCCTCCTGGGCCCGAACGGCGCCGGCAAGTCGACCCTCCTCTCCGTCCTCGCCGGCGAGCGGGAGCCGCTGCGGGGCAGCTTGGGCCTCGAGGGCCGTGAGCTCCGCTCGATCCCCGTGGCCGAGCGGTCCCGGACCCTCGCCCTGCTCCCGCAGGAGAGCCGGATGGACTTCGCCTTCACCGCGTTCGAGGTCGTCCTCCTCGGCCGAACCCCACACGCCTTCGCGCGCGGCGCGATCGCGGATCAGACCATCGCCCGAGCTGCTCTCCGCCGCACCGGGACCTCCCACCTCGCCGAGCGGTTCTTCCCCACCCTCTCCGGCGGTGAGCGGCAGCGGGTCCAGCTCGCCCGGGTCCTGGCCCAGCTCTGGGACGCGCCTCCGGCGGGCGCGCGCTATCTCTTCCTGGACGAGCCGGTCTCGAGCCTCGACCCCGCCCACCAGCACGCCACCCTCGATCTCGCGCGCCGGCTCTCCCGCGAAGGCATCGCGGTGGTCGCGGTGCTCCACGACCTGAACCTCGCCGCCCAATACGCGGATCGGGTCGCGCTCCTGCATCGCGGAAGGCTGGACGGCGCCGGTCCGCCGGCGGACGTCCTCACAGAAGCCTCGATCGAACGGGCCTATGGCCTGCGGACGCGGGTGCTCGTCCACCCCGAGCTCGGCTGCCCCTGGGTGCTGCCCCTCGGCGAACCTTCCGCGATCCCGGCTTACTCGCCTGTGTAG